Part of the Paeniglutamicibacter sulfureus genome, CTTCAGCAGTTCGGTCAGGCATCGGACCGTTACGTCGAATCGACCGGGACCCGGCACAAGACCCACCGCACGGACATGAACGCCCTGGCCGTCATCATGCGCTTCGAACGTGCGGGAAACCCTCCGACCCCGGGCGACCTCTCGCGGACCCTGCAACTGAGTTCACCGGCCACCAGCGCCATGCTGGATCGGCTCGAGCGCGTTGGCCACATCGAGCGCCTGCGCATCGACAAGGACCGCCGCGTGGTCCGCATCAAGATGACCCCGAAGGCGCAGGCCGACGGGCGTGCCATGTTTGCGCCCCTGGCGGCGCGCATGATGGAGGTCATTTCCACCTACACCGACGAGGAAGTGAAGCTGGTTTCCCGCTTCATGGCCGACGCGGCGGCCGGCGTGGACAGGGCACGGAACGACGCGGAGCACCCCTAGCCGCGCTCGCCGGGCCGCGTCCCTGCGAGCGCGTCCCTGCGAGCGCGTCCCTGCGAGCGCGGCCCTGCGAGCGCGGCACGGGCTCACGTTCCGGGAAGGGCTCCTCCCCCGGCCTTGCCCGCCTCCTCTGGCCCGCGGCGGCGATTCGCACTAGGCTCGTGGCAACCGTCGGCCGAACGCTGGTGCGTTCATGATCGTTGAGGACCACTCCCCGCCATGACCGAACTCCCCACCACCGGCACGCCCCACCCGCTTGCCGCCGGACTCGATTCCACACGCACCCTTGAGTTTCCACCCGGATTCCGCTTCGGCTCCGCCACTGCGGCCTTCCAGATCGAGGGCGCCGCCCATGAGGAGGGCCGCGAGGATTCCATCTGGGATGCGTTTTGCCGGGTGCCCGGCGCCGTCTTCGAGGGGCACGACGGATCCGTTGCCGCGGACCACTACCACCGGATGCCGCAGGACGTGGCGCTCATGGCCGAGCTCGGACTGGACACCTACAGGTTCTCCACCTCGTGGGCGCGGATCAAGCCCGGGGACCGGACCCTGAACCCCAAGGGGCTGGACTTCTACTCGCGTTTGGTCGATGAACTGCTGGGCCGCGGGATCGCCCCGTGGCTCACGCTCTACCACTGGGACCTGCCGCAGGCGCTGCAGGAGCGCGGCGGCTGGGCCAACCGCGATACCGCCTACCGCTTTGCCGACTACGCGCTTGAAGTGTTCGAGCACCTGAAGGACCGTGTCACCGACTGGACCACGCTGAACGAGCCGTGGTGTTCTTCCTTCCTTTCCTATGCAGGCGGCGAGCACGCCCCCGGGCACACGAACCCGGAAGAGGCGGTGGCAGCGGCGCACCATCTGCTGCTGGGGCACGGGCTGGCCAGCGGCGCCATGCGGGAAGTGGCGGACAAGGAGCACCGGCTGGGGATCACGCTCAACTTCACCGTGGCAGATCCGGCCAACCCCGCCAACGCGGTCGACGTCGATGCCGCACGGCGCATCGACGGCGCCTTCAACCGCATCTTCCTCGATCCAATTTTCCGCGGCCAATACCCGACGGATGTGCTCGAGGACATGGCCGAGGCCGGACTTGAACGCCACATCCGCGGCAACGACCTGGAGGTCATCGCCGCTCCCATCGACGTGCTGGGCG contains:
- a CDS encoding MarR family winged helix-turn-helix transcriptional regulator, with protein sequence MDPAAAFELVLLLQQFGQASDRYVESTGTRHKTHRTDMNALAVIMRFERAGNPPTPGDLSRTLQLSSPATSAMLDRLERVGHIERLRIDKDRRVVRIKMTPKAQADGRAMFAPLAARMMEVISTYTDEEVKLVSRFMADAAAGVDRARNDAEHP
- a CDS encoding glycoside hydrolase family 1 protein, with the protein product MTELPTTGTPHPLAAGLDSTRTLEFPPGFRFGSATAAFQIEGAAHEEGREDSIWDAFCRVPGAVFEGHDGSVAADHYHRMPQDVALMAELGLDTYRFSTSWARIKPGDRTLNPKGLDFYSRLVDELLGRGIAPWLTLYHWDLPQALQERGGWANRDTAYRFADYALEVFEHLKDRVTDWTTLNEPWCSSFLSYAGGEHAPGHTNPEEAVAAAHHLLLGHGLASGAMREVADKEHRLGITLNFTVADPANPANAVDVDAARRIDGAFNRIFLDPIFRGQYPTDVLEDMAEAGLERHIRGNDLEVIAAPIDVLGVNYYNGELVAGPTTPPAPDESLVFASDRGLPRRSPIVGSERVGRAWRDLPRTAMGWEVQPGGLERLLLRLEEHYTGPAGIPMVITENGAAYDDVADEAGFVDDSGDRLSFIDAHLRATHRAMEQGADVRGYLVWSLMDNFEWSFGYDKRFGIVRVDYDTQARIPKASAKWYAQVAASHRLPARR